One segment of Pantoea sp. Lij88 DNA contains the following:
- a CDS encoding fructosamine kinase family protein: MWSAISRLLSEQLGNAEITQRHALAGGDIHPTWHIRYGDHDVFVKSNSREMLSLFTWEADQLALLARTGTVRVPEVYGVGHHREESFLLLEYIRPQPLDEQSAYQLGQQLAHLHQWSEQTQFGLDFDNNITTTPQPNSWLRRWSVFFAEQRIGWQLQLAAEKGIQYGDTELIIASVQRVLASHHPQPSLLHGDLWPANCASSENGPWLFDPACYWGDRECDLAMLSWYPDLPRQIYDGYQSVWPLPDGFSQRLPVYQLYYLLNRANVFGGHWPGDAQFAIGQLLDEDALGHSQARPA, translated from the coding sequence ATGTGGTCAGCCATTAGTCGTCTGTTAAGCGAGCAGTTAGGCAACGCCGAAATCACTCAACGTCACGCCCTTGCGGGTGGTGATATCCATCCTACCTGGCATATCCGCTACGGTGACCACGACGTCTTCGTCAAAAGTAACAGCCGTGAAATGCTGTCGCTCTTTACCTGGGAAGCCGACCAGCTGGCGTTGCTGGCGCGCACCGGCACGGTTCGCGTACCAGAGGTTTATGGTGTGGGTCATCATCGTGAAGAGAGCTTCCTGCTGCTGGAGTACATCCGGCCACAGCCGCTTGATGAGCAAAGTGCGTATCAGCTGGGTCAGCAACTTGCGCACCTGCACCAGTGGAGCGAGCAGACGCAGTTCGGGCTGGATTTCGACAACAACATCACCACCACGCCTCAGCCCAACAGCTGGCTGCGACGCTGGTCGGTGTTTTTTGCCGAACAGCGCATTGGCTGGCAGCTGCAGCTGGCGGCGGAAAAAGGCATTCAGTACGGGGATACCGAACTGATCATCGCCTCCGTGCAGCGGGTACTCGCCTCGCATCATCCGCAACCGTCATTGCTGCATGGCGATCTCTGGCCTGCTAACTGCGCCAGCAGTGAGAACGGTCCCTGGCTGTTCGATCCCGCCTGCTACTGGGGAGACCGCGAATGCGATTTAGCGATGCTGAGCTGGTACCCCGACCTGCCGCGTCAGATTTACGACGGCTATCAGTCGGTGTGGCCATTGCCGGATGGATTTTCGCAGCGTCTGCCGGTTTACCAGCTCTACTACCTGCTGAACCGGGCTAACGTATTTGGCGGGCACTGGCCTGGCGATGCACAATTCGCCATTGGCCAGTTGCTGGATGAGGATGCGCTGGGACACAGCCAGGCCAGACCGGCCTGA
- a CDS encoding YniB family protein: MTYQQAGRIAILKRVAGWVLFLVALLSTIISVLSFMFKHSEKQPGIDAVMLDFVHVIVDMLRFNTPFLNVFWHNSPVPEFNGQMNLGFWLIYILIFVGLALESSGARMGRQARRVKEGIEDQMILEQAKGPEGRSRQQLEEKVRVPRHTIFLQIFPLYVLPVVIAIAGYFALSLLGFI, encoded by the coding sequence ATGACTTATCAACAGGCTGGCCGTATCGCCATCCTTAAGCGCGTGGCGGGCTGGGTGCTCTTTTTAGTGGCGCTGCTGTCGACCATTATTTCTGTTCTGAGCTTTATGTTTAAGCACAGCGAAAAGCAGCCGGGCATTGACGCCGTGATGCTCGATTTCGTCCATGTCATTGTTGATATGCTGCGCTTTAATACGCCGTTCCTGAACGTCTTCTGGCATAACTCGCCGGTACCCGAATTTAACGGTCAGATGAACCTGGGTTTCTGGCTGATCTACATTCTGATTTTTGTCGGACTGGCGCTGGAGTCGTCAGGCGCGCGGATGGGACGTCAGGCTCGCCGCGTCAAAGAGGGGATCGAGGATCAGATGATTCTTGAGCAGGCAAAAGGCCCTGAAGGACGCAGCCGTCAGCAACTGGAAGAGAAGGTGCGCGTTCCTCGCCACACCATCTTCCTGCAGATCTTCCCGCTCTATGTCCTGCCGGTGGTAATTGCGATAGCCGGTTATTTCGCGCTGTCGCTGCTGGGCTTTATCTGA